The Haloplanus sp. CK5-1 genome contains a region encoding:
- a CDS encoding ferritin-like domain-containing protein, which translates to MSVSHRVGSDHQLARLLQIGIVLEEVVEARAHHHYQSLDTEAEAATLDPEIEALLAGAAEESAVHRERLEELIADLDAESVPFEDIERLVEAQYGQTKPDDFDGVLYDQLCNEETAYKFYDDLVAAIEASDARFSIDRDRVLDTLRSIREEEAEGVEEVTTIMEERD; encoded by the coding sequence ATGAGCGTCAGCCACCGGGTCGGCTCCGACCACCAACTCGCCCGCCTGCTCCAGATCGGTATCGTCTTGGAGGAAGTGGTCGAGGCCCGCGCCCACCACCACTACCAGTCGCTCGACACGGAGGCGGAGGCTGCGACGCTCGACCCCGAAATCGAAGCCCTGCTCGCCGGTGCCGCCGAGGAGTCGGCCGTCCACCGCGAGCGGTTGGAAGAGTTGATCGCCGACCTCGACGCCGAGAGCGTCCCGTTCGAGGACATCGAGCGACTCGTCGAGGCACAGTACGGACAGACCAAGCCCGACGACTTCGACGGCGTCCTCTACGATCAGCTCTGCAACGAGGAGACGGCGTACAAGTTCTACGACGATCTGGTAGCGGCGATCGAGGCCAGCGACGCGCGATTCTCGATCGACCGCGACCGGGTCCTCGACACCCTGCGATCCATCCGCGAGGAGGAGGCCGAGGGGGTCGAAGAGGTGACGACCATCATGGAGGAACGCGACTAG
- a CDS encoding metal-dependent transcriptional regulator, translated as MNTADQYLKAIYLIQEMEDGPASTGTLADMLDVSPASANEMIGKLEGRGLADHEKYKGVRLTDEGIARARDALQTYCIIERFLANVLDVEDFRAEARDLEAVIDDTVAERLDTIIDRNPNCPDCFDAESDACRELEVECERPAD; from the coding sequence ATGAACACGGCAGACCAGTACCTCAAGGCGATCTACCTGATTCAGGAGATGGAAGACGGTCCCGCGTCGACCGGGACGCTTGCGGACATGCTCGACGTGAGTCCCGCGAGCGCCAACGAGATGATCGGCAAACTCGAGGGCCGCGGCCTCGCCGACCACGAGAAGTACAAGGGTGTTCGCCTCACCGACGAGGGCATCGCCCGCGCTCGGGACGCGCTACAGACGTACTGCATCATCGAGCGGTTCCTCGCGAACGTCCTCGACGTGGAGGATTTCCGTGCCGAGGCTCGCGATCTCGAAGCCGTCATCGACGACACAGTGGCCGAGCGCCTCGATACGATCATCGACCGCAACCCCAACTGTCCGGACTGTTTCGACGCCGAAAGCGACGCCTGCCGGGAACTCGAAGTCGAGTGTGAGCGGCCGGCGGACTGA
- a CDS encoding short-chain fatty acid transporter: MSASRSPIQAFGQGMANWSEKWIPNPFLFAVLLTIIAYIAANVATPDGPIENVRNWYGGFWTLLTFAMQMVLILVTGYAVADSDLVSNYLDKLAAWPDNNSQAAALTGVVGMFGGYFHWGVGLIVGAIFAIFVARAGYKRGKTFHYPILCAAGYTSQVIWHVGPSTSAGLLSATEDHPFVDTIGVVPLSESVFTVYALGIAVLVLITVTITLYFLAPEEENATGIEDYAPSLLDADIEALSEPTDPEPQTDGGVEQATPADRINDSRLIAYLLALGMLVYIVDYLAQVGTIGEALDLNLFNFIFITLGLFLHKTPRAYMEAIRDATEGAAGIILQFPFYAGILGIISGSGLSDLIAEALLDIATPATFPVIAWLLGGVMNLFVPSGGGEWGIIGGIIGGTAVELGVPPGKAIIAYGTGDMWTNMFQPFWAIPLLGLTKVRARDILGYTMIIMIVLTPVFGLGLYFLPY; encoded by the coding sequence ATGTCAGCGTCTCGCAGCCCAATACAAGCGTTCGGCCAAGGGATGGCCAACTGGTCGGAGAAGTGGATCCCGAACCCGTTCCTGTTCGCTGTACTGCTCACGATCATCGCGTACATCGCGGCGAACGTCGCGACACCAGACGGTCCGATCGAAAACGTCCGGAACTGGTACGGCGGGTTCTGGACGCTACTGACGTTCGCGATGCAGATGGTGCTCATCCTCGTGACCGGATACGCCGTCGCGGACTCCGATTTGGTCAGTAACTACCTCGACAAGCTCGCCGCGTGGCCGGACAACAACTCGCAGGCGGCGGCCCTCACCGGCGTCGTCGGCATGTTCGGCGGCTACTTCCACTGGGGCGTCGGCCTCATCGTCGGGGCGATTTTCGCCATCTTCGTCGCCCGCGCCGGCTACAAGCGCGGGAAGACGTTCCACTACCCCATCCTCTGTGCGGCCGGCTACACGAGTCAGGTCATCTGGCACGTCGGTCCCTCGACGAGTGCGGGATTGCTCTCCGCGACGGAGGATCACCCCTTCGTCGACACCATCGGCGTCGTCCCGCTCTCGGAGTCGGTGTTCACCGTGTACGCCCTCGGCATCGCCGTCCTCGTCCTGATCACGGTCACCATCACGCTGTACTTCCTCGCTCCAGAAGAGGAGAACGCGACCGGCATCGAGGACTACGCGCCCAGCCTCCTCGACGCCGACATCGAAGCGCTCTCGGAGCCGACCGACCCCGAACCCCAGACCGACGGCGGCGTCGAGCAGGCCACGCCCGCGGATCGGATCAACGACAGTCGGCTCATCGCGTACCTCCTCGCCCTCGGGATGCTCGTATACATCGTCGACTACCTCGCACAGGTCGGCACCATCGGCGAGGCGCTCGACCTGAACCTGTTCAACTTCATCTTCATCACGCTCGGCCTGTTCCTCCACAAGACGCCGCGGGCGTACATGGAGGCGATCCGCGACGCCACCGAAGGTGCGGCGGGCATCATCCTCCAGTTCCCGTTCTACGCCGGCATCCTCGGCATCATCAGTGGCTCCGGCCTGTCCGACCTCATCGCCGAAGCGCTCCTCGACATCGCGACGCCCGCCACCTTCCCCGTCATCGCGTGGCTGCTGGGCGGCGTTATGAACCTGTTCGTCCCGAGTGGCGGTGGTGAGTGGGGGATCATCGGCGGCATCATCGGCGGCACGGCCGTCGAACTCGGCGTTCCGCCGGGCAAGGCCATCATCGCCTACGGCACCGGCGACATGTGGACCAACATGTTCCAGCCGTTCTGGGCCATCCCGCTACTCGGCCTGACGAAGGTCCGGGCCCGGGACATCCTCGGCTACACGATGATCATCATGATCGTGCTGACGCCGGTGTTCGGGCTCGGACTGTACTTCCTGCCGTACTGA